From the Sphingomonas mesophila genome, one window contains:
- a CDS encoding DUF5996 family protein translates to MQHWPELSHARDGETFALLHLASQMLGKLRVAHAPWVNHGWHATLHPVAEGLAIEPIETAAACFSLTLDLARHAIVLATDEGERDLLPLDLGSVAALHRMLVEMLGAHGLPSDFHGKPNEVEGAVRFADDSAPRRYDPDSALRLHAAIASITPVFERFRAGFVGKCSPVHLFWGSFDLAVTRFSGRAAPEHPGGIPGLPDRITREAYSHEVSSAGFWPAGIVAAEPIFYSYAYPEPPGFRDGDAAPGRFDSALGEFVLPYADVRAAPDPDAMLLDFLERTYALAADLGQWDRAALERAPVAP, encoded by the coding sequence ATGCAGCATTGGCCCGAGCTTTCCCATGCGCGCGACGGCGAGACCTTCGCGCTCCTTCACCTCGCCAGCCAGATGCTGGGCAAGCTCCGCGTGGCCCACGCGCCGTGGGTTAATCACGGCTGGCACGCCACGCTTCACCCGGTCGCCGAGGGGCTGGCGATCGAGCCGATCGAGACCGCCGCCGCCTGCTTCTCGCTCACCCTGGACCTCGCCCGCCACGCCATCGTGCTCGCTACCGACGAGGGCGAGCGCGATCTGCTTCCGCTCGATCTCGGCAGCGTCGCCGCGCTTCACCGCATGCTGGTCGAGATGCTCGGCGCCCACGGCCTGCCGAGCGATTTCCACGGCAAGCCCAACGAGGTCGAGGGCGCGGTGCGCTTCGCCGACGACAGCGCGCCGCGCCGCTACGACCCGGACTCGGCGCTCCGGCTCCACGCCGCGATCGCCTCGATCACCCCGGTGTTCGAACGTTTCCGCGCCGGCTTCGTCGGCAAGTGCAGCCCGGTGCATCTGTTCTGGGGCAGCTTCGACCTCGCCGTTACGCGCTTCTCCGGTCGCGCCGCGCCTGAGCATCCGGGCGGAATCCCCGGCCTGCCGGACCGGATCACCCGCGAAGCCTACAGCCACGAGGTGTCGAGTGCGGGCTTCTGGCCGGCCGGGATCGTTGCCGCCGAGCCGATCTTCTACAGCTATGCCTATCCCGAGCCGCCCGGCTTCCGCGACGGCGACGCCGCCCCGGGCCGGTTCGATTCCGCGCTCGGCGAATTCGTCCTGCCCTACGCCGACGTCCGCGCCGCGCCCGATCCCGACGCCATGCTGCTCGACTTCCTCGAGCGCACCTATGCCCTCGCCGCCGACCTCGGCCAGTGGGACCGTGCCGCGCTGGAACGGGCTCCGGTCGCGCCCTAG
- a CDS encoding helix-turn-helix domain-containing protein, which produces MSSKLFLGHRLRRLRRDRALSQTDMAATLGISPSYLNHLERNQRPVTAALLLKLAELYDVDVRSFAAGGGTRTGPDELAEIFSDALLADLGVPRYELTELAHNSPAVADAVARLYAALKESARSPSLTAGGDARALVTPENWVRDYIQQHRNHYPALEEAAETLGGALSDPLSMQEPLRRRLKDAWGISARVVSQGELGNVSQLFDADRRLFLISSQLRPENRTFALAYQLALAEFAPLLERMVAEAAPPDPGIGQLLHMSLANYAAGAIMMPYGRFLKACEAMRYSIDRLCGEFGANVEQIAHRLTTLSRPGARGVPFFMLRVDPAGNISKRYAGDQFPFSRFGGTCPRWNLHAAFQAAGQVVTQLIETPDGHRYFTVARTIDRPIKSDLSGGLLAVGLGCDIAHAHKLSCAEGYDLERAPVTPVGPACAICPRIDCGYRATPPAGRMLAVDRTRKTISPYPFVAG; this is translated from the coding sequence ATGTCCAGCAAGCTCTTCCTCGGCCACCGTCTCCGCCGGCTGCGCCGCGACCGCGCCTTGTCGCAGACCGACATGGCGGCGACGCTCGGCATCAGCCCGAGCTATCTCAACCATCTCGAGCGCAACCAGCGGCCGGTGACGGCGGCGCTGCTGCTCAAGCTGGCGGAATTGTACGACGTCGACGTGCGGTCGTTTGCGGCCGGGGGCGGGACCCGGACCGGACCGGATGAGCTGGCGGAAATCTTCTCCGACGCGCTGCTCGCCGACCTCGGGGTGCCGCGCTACGAATTGACCGAGCTGGCGCACAATTCACCGGCGGTGGCCGACGCGGTGGCGCGGCTCTATGCGGCGTTGAAGGAGAGTGCGCGAAGCCCGAGCCTGACCGCCGGCGGCGACGCGCGCGCGCTGGTCACGCCCGAGAATTGGGTGCGCGACTATATCCAGCAGCATCGCAACCATTATCCGGCGCTGGAGGAAGCGGCCGAAACGCTGGGCGGGGCGCTGAGCGATCCGCTGTCGATGCAGGAGCCGCTCCGGCGGCGGCTGAAGGACGCGTGGGGGATCTCGGCGCGGGTCGTGTCGCAGGGCGAGCTGGGCAATGTCAGCCAATTGTTCGATGCCGACCGGCGGCTGTTCCTGATCTCCTCGCAGCTGCGGCCCGAGAACCGCACCTTCGCGCTCGCCTACCAGCTCGCGCTCGCCGAATTCGCGCCGCTGCTAGAGCGGATGGTGGCCGAGGCCGCGCCGCCCGACCCGGGCATCGGCCAACTGTTGCACATGAGCCTCGCCAATTACGCCGCCGGGGCGATCATGATGCCCTATGGCCGCTTCCTGAAGGCGTGCGAGGCGATGCGCTATTCGATCGACCGGCTGTGCGGCGAGTTCGGCGCCAATGTCGAACAAATTGCGCACCGTCTGACGACGCTGAGCCGGCCGGGGGCGCGCGGCGTGCCGTTCTTCATGCTTCGCGTCGACCCGGCCGGGAACATCTCCAAACGCTACGCCGGCGACCAATTCCCGTTCAGCCGGTTCGGCGGGACCTGCCCGCGGTGGAACCTCCACGCCGCGTTCCAGGCCGCCGGCCAGGTCGTCACTCAGCTGATCGAGACGCCCGACGGCCACCGCTATTTCACTGTCGCGCGAACCATTGACCGGCCGATCAAGTCGGACCTGTCGGGCGGACTGCTGGCGGTGGGGCTGGGCTGCGACATCGCCCATGCCCACAAATTGTCGTGCGCCGAGGGCTATGACCTCGAGCGCGCGCCGGTCACCCCGGTCGGTCCGGCCTGCGCGATCTGCCCGCGGATCGACTGCGGCTATCGCGCGACCCCGCCGGCCGGGCGGATGCTGGCGGTCGACCGGACGAGGAAGACGATCTCGCCCTACCCGTTCGTCGCCGGCTAG
- the aceA gene encoding isocitrate lyase gives MTSFDQLIPAPPGRFDGIERPYDADEVLRLRGSIPVEHSLARRGALRLWELLKRNEPVRALGAVTGNQAMQMVRAGLDAIYLSGWQAAADANTAGAMYPDQSLYPANTGPELARRINRTLARADQIEHLEGGAKRDWFAPIVADAEAGFGGPLNCFEIMKAYIEAGVAGVHFEDQLASEKKCGHLGGKVLIPTQAAIRNLSAARLAADTCGVPTVLVARTDAESARLITSDIDERDRPFLTGERTPEGFFRLKDGTGLDHCIARGLAFAPHADLLWWETSHPDLDDARTFAEAVHKRFPGKLLAYNCSPSFNWRAKLDEATIAKFQRELGAMGYKFQFVTLAGFHSLNHAMFTLASGYRDEGMAAYSRLQQAEFDSEAAGYTATRHQREVGTGYFDAIASAVSGGQASTVALSESTETAQFVAAE, from the coding sequence ATGACAAGTTTTGACCAGCTGATCCCCGCCCCGCCCGGCCGCTTCGACGGCATCGAGCGGCCCTACGATGCCGACGAGGTGCTTCGCCTGCGCGGCTCGATCCCGGTCGAGCACAGCCTCGCCCGCCGCGGTGCGCTGCGCCTGTGGGAATTGTTGAAGCGCAACGAGCCGGTGCGGGCGCTCGGCGCGGTCACCGGCAACCAGGCGATGCAGATGGTCCGCGCCGGCCTCGACGCCATCTATCTCTCCGGCTGGCAGGCCGCTGCCGATGCCAACACCGCCGGCGCGATGTACCCCGACCAGTCGCTCTATCCGGCCAACACCGGCCCGGAGCTGGCGCGGCGGATCAACCGCACGCTCGCCCGAGCCGACCAAATCGAGCATCTCGAGGGCGGCGCGAAGCGCGACTGGTTCGCGCCAATCGTCGCCGATGCCGAGGCCGGCTTCGGCGGACCGCTAAACTGCTTCGAGATCATGAAGGCCTATATCGAGGCCGGGGTCGCCGGGGTCCATTTCGAGGACCAGCTGGCGAGCGAGAAGAAGTGCGGCCACCTCGGCGGCAAGGTGCTGATCCCGACCCAGGCCGCAATCCGCAATCTCAGCGCCGCGCGGCTTGCCGCCGATACCTGCGGGGTGCCGACCGTGCTGGTCGCCCGGACCGACGCCGAGAGCGCCCGGCTGATCACCTCCGACATCGACGAGCGCGACCGCCCCTTCCTTACCGGCGAGCGCACGCCGGAAGGCTTCTTCCGCTTGAAGGACGGCACCGGGCTCGACCATTGCATCGCCCGCGGGCTAGCCTTCGCGCCCCACGCCGATCTTTTGTGGTGGGAGACCAGCCACCCCGACCTCGACGACGCGCGGACCTTCGCCGAGGCGGTGCACAAGCGTTTTCCCGGCAAGCTGCTCGCCTACAATTGCTCGCCCAGCTTCAACTGGAGGGCCAAGCTCGACGAGGCGACCATCGCCAAGTTCCAGCGCGAGCTCGGCGCGATGGGCTACAAGTTCCAGTTCGTCACCCTCGCCGGCTTCCACAGCCTCAACCACGCGATGTTCACATTGGCGAGCGGTTACCGCGACGAGGGCATGGCGGCCTATTCGCGGCTCCAGCAGGCGGAGTTCGACTCGGAGGCCGCCGGCTACACCGCGACCCGCCACCAGCGCGAGGTCGGCACCGGTTATTTCGACGCCATCGCCAGCGCCGTCTCGGGCGGCCAGGCGTCGACCGTCGCGCTCAGCGAATCCACCGAAACCGCGCAGTTCGTCGCGGCCGAATAA
- a CDS encoding DUF4170 domain-containing protein, whose product MARRYWVLGGEYRDCRFDEVVPGTEEISGPFPDLTRARTEWTRLSFRDRLAATTRYVITQEARA is encoded by the coding sequence ATGGCCCGCAGATATTGGGTGCTCGGCGGCGAATATCGCGACTGCCGCTTCGACGAAGTCGTCCCCGGCACGGAGGAAATCTCCGGCCCGTTCCCGGACCTCACCCGCGCCCGCACCGAATGGACCCGCCTGTCGTTCCGCGACCGGCTGGCGGCCACCACTCGCTACGTCATCACGCAGGAAGCGCGCGCTTGA
- the aceB gene encoding malate synthase A encodes MSTLLERPRATVAPSAVDGAGDILTADALDFLAALHERFDDRRKDLLADRAVRQQRFDSGELPDFPAETRAIRESDWTVGPIPADLQDRRVEITGPTNARMVVNALNSGARVFMADFEDATAPLWSELVQGQVNLRNRWLGRLDFTDPASGKHYALRSDPAVLIVRPRGLHLDERHVVIGDAPIAGALFDFGLYLFHNARPALDAGSGPYFYLPKLENRHEAAWWSDVLAFAEQRLSLARGTIKVTVLIETLPAAFEMDEILHALKDNIVSLNCGRWDYIFSYIKRLGRSPDRLTPDRSAMTMDRAFLAAYSLRLIATCHRRGAFAMGGMSAFIPVKDDEAANAAAFAKVRADKEREVANGHDGTWVAHPALVPVALEAFAAMDGPNQLAKVPDRIPGREEMLELHTGPRTEAGIRENIRVAIQYIAAWLGGRGAVPLYNLMEDAATAEICRAQLWQWLRFEAPIDAGRHFTRDLFEHWHQEEVLALGDLPHLKDAARLLYQLVTANRFEEFLTLPAGRLID; translated from the coding sequence TTGAGCACGCTGCTCGAGCGGCCGCGCGCCACGGTCGCGCCAAGCGCGGTCGACGGCGCCGGCGACATACTGACGGCCGACGCGCTCGACTTCCTCGCCGCGCTGCACGAGCGGTTCGATGACCGGCGCAAGGACCTGCTCGCTGACCGCGCCGTGCGCCAGCAACGCTTCGACTCCGGCGAGCTGCCCGACTTCCCAGCCGAAACCCGCGCCATCCGCGAGTCCGACTGGACGGTCGGCCCAATCCCCGCCGACCTTCAGGATCGGCGGGTCGAGATTACCGGCCCGACCAACGCCAGGATGGTCGTCAACGCGCTCAACAGCGGCGCGCGCGTGTTCATGGCCGATTTCGAGGACGCCACCGCGCCCCTGTGGAGCGAGCTCGTCCAGGGCCAGGTCAATCTGCGCAACCGCTGGCTCGGCCGGCTCGACTTCACTGACCCCGCCAGCGGCAAGCATTACGCCTTGCGCTCCGATCCCGCCGTGCTGATCGTCCGCCCGCGCGGCCTCCACCTCGACGAGCGCCACGTGGTCATCGGCGACGCCCCGATCGCCGGCGCCCTGTTCGATTTCGGCCTCTACCTGTTCCACAACGCCCGCCCGGCGCTCGACGCCGGCTCCGGCCCCTATTTCTATTTGCCCAAGCTCGAAAACCGCCACGAAGCGGCGTGGTGGAGCGACGTGCTCGCCTTCGCCGAACAACGGCTCAGCCTCGCCCGCGGCACGATCAAGGTCACCGTGCTGATCGAAACCCTCCCCGCGGCGTTCGAGATGGACGAGATCCTCCACGCGCTGAAGGACAATATCGTCAGTCTCAACTGCGGCCGCTGGGACTATATCTTTTCCTACATCAAGCGCCTCGGCCGCTCGCCCGACCGGCTGACGCCGGACCGCTCGGCGATGACCATGGATCGCGCCTTCCTCGCTGCTTATTCGCTCCGGCTCATCGCCACCTGCCACCGCCGCGGCGCCTTCGCGATGGGCGGCATGTCGGCCTTCATTCCCGTCAAGGACGACGAGGCCGCCAATGCCGCCGCCTTCGCCAAGGTGCGCGCCGACAAGGAACGCGAGGTCGCGAACGGCCACGACGGCACCTGGGTCGCCCACCCCGCGCTGGTCCCGGTCGCGCTCGAGGCCTTCGCGGCGATGGACGGCCCGAACCAGTTGGCGAAGGTCCCCGACCGCATTCCCGGCCGCGAAGAGATGCTCGAGCTCCACACCGGCCCGCGCACCGAGGCCGGGATTCGCGAGAACATCCGCGTCGCCATCCAGTATATCGCCGCCTGGCTCGGCGGCCGCGGCGCGGTGCCGCTCTACAATCTGATGGAAGACGCCGCCACCGCGGAAATCTGCCGCGCCCAGCTGTGGCAATGGCTCCGCTTCGAAGCGCCGATCGACGCCGGCCGCCACTTCACCCGCGACCTGTTCGAACATTGGCACCAGGAGGAAGTCCTCGCGCTGGGCGACCTCCCCCACCTCAAGGACGCCGCCCGCCTCCTCTACCAGCTCGTGACCGCCAACCGCTTCGAGGAATTCCTGACACTCCCGGCAGGCCGGCTGATCGACTGA
- the rplT gene encoding 50S ribosomal protein L20, whose protein sequence is MARIKRGVTTRAKHKRILDNAKGYYGRRKNTIRIARQAVEKAGQYAYRDRKVKKRSFRALWIQRINAAVRAEGLTYGQFIHALKLANIDLDRKVLADIAMHEAEAFSAIIAQAKAALPKDDVKQAA, encoded by the coding sequence ATGGCAAGAATCAAGCGCGGCGTTACCACGCGCGCCAAGCACAAGCGGATCCTGGACAATGCGAAGGGCTATTACGGCCGCCGCAAGAACACGATCCGGATCGCCCGCCAGGCCGTCGAGAAGGCCGGGCAGTATGCCTATCGCGACCGCAAGGTGAAGAAGCGGAGCTTCCGCGCTTTGTGGATCCAGCGGATCAACGCCGCGGTGCGCGCCGAGGGGCTTACCTACGGCCAGTTCATCCACGCGCTTAAGCTTGCGAACATCGACTTGGACCGGAAGGTCCTGGCCGACATCGCGATGCACGAGGCGGAAGCGTTCTCGGCGATCATCGCCCAGGCGAAAGCCGCGCTGCCGAAGGACGACGTCAAGCAAGCGGCGTAA
- the rpmI gene encoding 50S ribosomal protein L35, with the protein MPKLKTKSGVKKRFTVTATGKLKHGVAGKRHRLISHNSKYIRQNRGTEVLSDADKARVVGWAPYGLK; encoded by the coding sequence ATGCCCAAACTGAAGACCAAAAGCGGGGTGAAGAAGCGCTTCACCGTGACCGCGACCGGCAAGTTGAAGCACGGTGTGGCCGGCAAGCGCCACCGCCTCATCAGCCACAATTCGAAATATATCCGCCAGAACCGCGGCACCGAAGTCCTCAGCGACGCCGACAAGGCGCGCGTCGTGGGCTGGGCGCCCTACGGCCTGAAGTAG
- a CDS encoding ribose-phosphate pyrophosphokinase has translation MKLLAGNSNLPLAKAIAAHLGMELTEASVRRFADEEVFVEVNENVRGEDVFVIQSTSFPTNDNLMELLICMDALRRASAKRITAVVPYFGYARQDRKPGPRTPISAKLVANLITTAGADRVLTMDLHAGQIQGFFDIPTDNLWAAPVMAGDIKDKLGNKELMVVSPDVGGVVRARSLAKRLDNAPLAIVDKRRDRAGESEVMNIIGDVDGRCCILVDDIVDSAGTLCNAAAALKQQGATEVVAYCSHGVLSGAAAARVEGSELTELVVTDSIYPGEPDEAGGKIRRLTIAPLFGEAIARIADESSVSSLFD, from the coding sequence ATGAAATTGCTTGCCGGCAACTCCAACCTGCCGCTCGCCAAGGCGATCGCGGCCCATCTCGGGATGGAGCTGACCGAGGCCAGCGTGCGCCGCTTCGCCGACGAGGAAGTGTTCGTCGAGGTCAATGAGAACGTCCGCGGCGAGGACGTGTTCGTGATCCAGTCGACCAGCTTCCCGACCAACGACAATCTGATGGAATTGCTAATCTGCATGGACGCGCTGCGGCGCGCCTCGGCCAAACGGATCACCGCGGTGGTGCCTTATTTCGGCTACGCCCGGCAGGACCGCAAGCCGGGGCCGCGCACGCCGATCTCAGCGAAATTGGTCGCCAACCTCATCACCACCGCCGGCGCCGACCGGGTGCTGACGATGGATCTCCACGCCGGCCAGATCCAGGGCTTCTTCGACATCCCGACCGACAATCTGTGGGCCGCGCCGGTGATGGCCGGGGACATCAAGGACAAGCTCGGCAACAAGGAATTGATGGTCGTCTCGCCCGACGTCGGCGGCGTGGTGCGGGCGCGCAGCCTGGCCAAGCGGCTCGACAATGCGCCGCTGGCGATCGTCGACAAGCGCCGCGACCGCGCCGGCGAATCGGAAGTGATGAACATCATCGGCGACGTCGACGGGCGCTGCTGCATCCTGGTCGACGACATCGTCGATTCGGCCGGAACGCTGTGCAATGCCGCCGCCGCGCTGAAGCAGCAGGGCGCGACCGAAGTCGTCGCTTATTGCAGCCACGGCGTGCTGTCCGGCGCGGCTGCGGCGCGGGTCGAGGGATCGGAGCTCACCGAACTGGTCGTCACCGACAGCATCTACCCGGGCGAGCCCGACGAAGCGGGCGGCAAGATCCGCCGGCTGACCATCGCGCCGCTGTTCGGCGAGGCGATCGCGCGGATCGCCGACGAAAGCTCGGTCAGCTCGCTGTTCGACTGA
- a CDS encoding NAD+ synthase — translation MTDRLTIALAQLNQRVGDLDGNVAAMLEWRGKARGADLIVVPELQLTGYPPEDLVLKREFVRRAMEASERLIDSTADGGPALLFGSLHHEEGRDYNAVLLADGGKLVARRLKHELPNYGTFDEKRVFASGPLPDPVEWRGVKLGIPICEDIWLEAVCAHLAKSGAELLLVTNGSPYELDKDDLRQRLVRQRVVETGLPLAYVNRVGGQDELVFDGSSFVVNDDGEIAVQMPDWDEALWLTEWERTANGWRCATSRHHRLSPFPEDIYLAMVVGLRDYVVRNRFPGVILGLSGGIDSALSAAVAVDALGPDKVWGVMLPSKYTSDTSLEDAAENARLLGCRHDVIPIVPAVGALDRMLDDPQGLTAENIQARLRMVTLMALSNAHGHMLLTTGNKSEMSVGYATLYGDMAGGYSVLKDAYKTTVFALARWRNANKPAALLGPDGPVMPQRIIDKPPTAELRPNQKDEDSLPPYPLLDRILEALVEHEQSVAEAAAATGAAEALVADIEKKLLRAEYKRRQTPPGVKIGPRNFGRDRRYPITNAFHTGD, via the coding sequence ATGACCGACCGCCTGACCATCGCGCTCGCCCAGTTGAACCAGCGCGTCGGCGATCTCGACGGCAATGTCGCAGCGATGCTCGAATGGCGCGGCAAGGCCAGGGGCGCCGACCTCATCGTCGTCCCCGAGCTACAGTTGACCGGCTATCCCCCCGAGGATCTCGTCCTCAAGCGCGAGTTCGTGCGCCGCGCGATGGAAGCCTCCGAGCGGCTGATCGATTCCACCGCCGACGGCGGCCCCGCGCTGCTGTTCGGCTCGCTCCATCACGAGGAGGGCCGCGACTACAATGCCGTGCTGCTCGCCGACGGCGGCAAGCTGGTCGCCCGCCGCTTGAAGCACGAGCTGCCCAATTACGGCACGTTCGACGAGAAGCGGGTGTTCGCCTCCGGCCCCTTGCCGGACCCGGTCGAATGGCGCGGGGTCAAGCTCGGCATCCCGATCTGCGAGGACATCTGGCTCGAGGCGGTGTGCGCCCACCTCGCCAAGTCCGGCGCCGAGCTGCTGTTGGTCACCAACGGCAGCCCCTACGAGCTCGACAAGGACGACCTGCGCCAGCGCCTGGTCCGCCAGCGCGTGGTCGAGACCGGCCTTCCGTTGGCCTACGTCAACCGCGTCGGCGGTCAGGACGAATTGGTGTTCGATGGCTCCAGCTTCGTCGTCAACGACGATGGCGAGATCGCGGTGCAGATGCCCGACTGGGACGAGGCGCTGTGGCTGACTGAGTGGGAACGCACCGCCAACGGCTGGCGCTGCGCCACCAGCCGCCACCACAGGCTCAGCCCGTTTCCCGAGGATATCTATTTGGCAATGGTCGTCGGGCTGCGCGATTACGTCGTCCGCAACCGCTTCCCCGGGGTGATCCTCGGCCTCAGCGGCGGGATCGACAGCGCGCTCAGCGCGGCGGTGGCGGTCGACGCGCTCGGCCCGGACAAGGTGTGGGGCGTGATGCTGCCGAGCAAATACACCTCGGACACCAGCCTCGAGGATGCCGCCGAGAACGCCCGCCTGCTCGGCTGCCGCCATGACGTCATCCCGATCGTTCCCGCGGTCGGCGCGCTCGACCGAATGCTCGACGATCCCCAGGGCCTCACCGCCGAGAATATCCAGGCGCGGCTGCGCATGGTGACCCTGATGGCGCTGTCCAACGCCCACGGCCACATGCTACTCACCACCGGCAACAAGAGCGAGATGAGCGTCGGCTACGCCACCCTCTACGGCGACATGGCGGGCGGCTATTCGGTCCTCAAGGACGCCTACAAGACGACCGTCTTCGCGCTCGCCCGCTGGCGCAACGCCAACAAGCCCGCGGCGCTGCTCGGCCCCGACGGCCCGGTTATGCCGCAGCGGATCATCGACAAGCCGCCGACCGCCGAGCTTCGCCCCAACCAGAAGGACGAGGACAGCCTGCCGCCCTATCCCTTGCTCGACCGCATCCTCGAGGCGCTGGTCGAGCACGAACAGTCGGTCGCCGAGGCTGCTGCCGCGACCGGTGCCGCCGAAGCGCTGGTGGCCGATATCGAAAAGAAACTGCTGCGCGCCGAGTACAAGCGCCGCCAAACCCCTCCCGGCGTCAAGATCGGCCCGCGGAACTTCGGCCGCGACCGCCGCTACCCGATCACCAACGCTTTCCACACCGGGGATTGA
- a CDS encoding glutamate--tRNA ligase has protein sequence MTVTTRFAPSPTGRLHVGNIRTALHNYLLAAKHGGRFLLRIDDTDAERSREEHVAAIVADLNWLGLAPHALYRQSERFALYEREFERLKADGRVYPCYETAHELELRRKVLLGRGLPPVYERKDPNAPAPEGVAPHWRFKLDHGSPIAFTDLIRGPSQFDPGLISDPVVRRADGSWLYLLPSVIDDVDMGITHVLRGEDHVTNSAVQLQMFAALGAEPPAFAHEALLVATEGKLSKRLDSSGIEELRSAGIEPMALNSLLARLGTSQPVEPRATLAELADGFDLATFGRAPAHFDPNEVEQLNRKLLHHLPFAAVADRVPPAIGAAEWDLLAGNVDHLAELADWLPVLDGDIPPPDLPAEDRSFLAAAATAAETIDWSGEPWADLSQTLKQSTDRKGKALFRPLRLALTGRESGPEMAPLIKRIGRDRALARLRAAAD, from the coding sequence ATGACCGTCACCACCCGCTTCGCGCCGTCGCCGACCGGCCGGCTTCACGTCGGCAATATCCGCACCGCGCTGCACAATTATCTGCTCGCCGCGAAGCATGGCGGGCGCTTCCTGCTCCGGATCGACGATACCGATGCCGAGCGCAGCCGCGAGGAGCATGTCGCCGCCATCGTCGCCGATCTCAACTGGCTCGGCCTCGCCCCCCACGCGCTCTACCGCCAGTCCGAACGCTTCGCCCTCTACGAGCGCGAGTTCGAGCGCCTCAAAGCGGACGGCCGCGTCTATCCCTGTTACGAAACCGCCCACGAGCTCGAGCTTCGCCGCAAGGTGCTGCTCGGCCGCGGCCTGCCGCCGGTCTACGAACGCAAGGACCCCAACGCGCCCGCCCCGGAGGGTGTCGCCCCGCACTGGCGCTTCAAGCTCGATCACGGTTCGCCGATCGCCTTCACCGATCTCATCCGTGGCCCGTCGCAGTTCGATCCGGGCCTGATCAGCGATCCGGTCGTGCGCCGCGCCGACGGCAGCTGGCTCTACCTCCTGCCCAGCGTGATCGACGACGTGGACATGGGCATCACCCACGTCCTGCGCGGCGAGGACCATGTCACCAACAGCGCGGTCCAGCTGCAGATGTTCGCCGCCCTCGGCGCCGAGCCGCCGGCCTTCGCCCACGAGGCGCTGTTGGTCGCGACGGAGGGCAAGCTCTCCAAGCGCCTCGACTCGAGCGGAATCGAGGAACTGCGCTCGGCCGGAATCGAACCGATGGCCCTCAACAGCCTGCTCGCCCGCCTTGGCACCTCGCAGCCGGTCGAGCCGCGCGCCACGCTGGCCGAGCTCGCCGACGGCTTCGACCTCGCCACCTTCGGCCGCGCTCCGGCCCATTTCGACCCGAACGAGGTCGAGCAGCTCAACCGCAAATTGCTCCACCATCTGCCCTTCGCCGCGGTCGCTGACCGGGTCCCGCCCGCAATCGGCGCGGCAGAGTGGGACTTGCTCGCCGGCAACGTCGATCACCTCGCCGAGCTTGCCGACTGGCTCCCCGTCCTCGACGGCGACATTCCCCCGCCCGATCTCCCCGCCGAAGACCGCTCCTTTCTCGCCGCCGCCGCCACTGCCGCCGAAACCATCGACTGGTCGGGCGAGCCGTGGGCCGACCTCAGCCAGACGCTCAAGCAATCCACCGACCGCAAGGGCAAGGCGCTGTTCCGCCCGCTCCGCCTCGCCCTCACCGGCCGCGAGTCCGGCCCGGAGATGGCGCCGCTCATAAAGCGCATCGGCCGCGACCGGGCGCTTGCCCGGCTACGCGCCGCCGCCGACTGA